gtgagagaaaaacactgtatcaggGCTAATAATCCCCGGCTGAAACGAAGGAACATGTAAGATTCCAAGACGACGTGGTTGAGAGATTATCACAAGATGACGCACAATAACTCCTCTGATGCGTTCACGTGATGTACAGTTCCTAGTTGCAACAAACAATAAATAACACTGCGATACAATGATCTTTCCATCTAGTGTATGCGCAACGCAACAACCACCAAGAGAGTTTTAAAAACACCAAAACTAAGTCTCAGCTGGTGGTGTACGATCTAAGTTGCTGCACAAATTCATCAATGTACCTCTCGTGGAGCTCCTTATCAGCTACAACCTCTTGCAGCTTCATGGCGTTTTTGACAAACACTCTCCTAGTATCTTCTTCAACCATAACGGCGCGGACTGCTTTTGCGAAGCCCTTGCGGTTGAAAGACCCATCATCTTCGTCCCTGGGAACCTGCAACCCTACCTTCCTCCCCTCCATGAGCCGCGCGTTCGGACCTTGGTCGCCGGAGATCGGTAGCATGATCAGAGGGTGCCCATACAGAAGCCCTTCAATAAGCGAGCTCCGTCCACAGTGCGTCAAGAACGCGCCGACGGCACCATGTGCCAAGACGGTGTTCTGAGGGACCCACCCCATGGTCACCAGCCCATGTCCATGGGTCCGCTCTTGGAATCCCGGAGGCAGGACGTCCATGTCGTCGGGAACGCCCCTGGGTGGCCGCAGAGCCCAGAGGAATCGCGCTCCGGCCATCTCCAGCCCTTGAGCCATTTCGTGCACCTGCTCCACGCGCAGCGGCACCTCGCTGCCGAGCGCGACGTACACGGCCGACTTGGGTGGCTGC
This sequence is a window from Miscanthus floridulus cultivar M001 chromosome 10, ASM1932011v1, whole genome shotgun sequence. Protein-coding genes within it:
- the LOC136485471 gene encoding UDP-glycosyltransferase 91D2-like, which produces MNRDDATVRWLDAQPPKSAVYVALGSEVPLRVEQVHEMAQGLEMAGARFLWALRPPRGVPDDMDVLPPGFQERTHGHGLVTMGWVPQNTVLAHGAVGAFLTHCGRSSLIEGLLYGHPLIMLPISGDQGPNARLMEGRKVGLQVPRDEDDGSFNRKGFAKAVRAVMVEEDTRRVFVKNAMKLQEVVADKELHERYIDEFVQQLRSYTTS